The Carcharodon carcharias isolate sCarCar2 chromosome 2, sCarCar2.pri, whole genome shotgun sequence genomic sequence AAATATGAAGCAGTACATTTTGACATGAAATTCAACTACACCATTTATATCAAATAAATACAATTACACATCAGGTTGTTTATCCGAAGATTTAATGCCAGTCTGTTGAACTGATAATTGTGTTTTTTGTAATTAGGAAATCATAATCAAGCACAAGATGGACTACGATCGAAAACTTTGTTTCCACCAATCAAAACGGAGGGAAGCAAGACAATATCTTACATTTGGTCATTTTACAAATACTGACTTGGTACGATTAAATCATTTGTAATTTGTTTACAAAGGGGGTAGGAGGCGTTGGATGACTCTATCAGCTTCCCCTATCCATGACCTAAAACCTGGACCCCCTGCAGAGTCTATTTATGCGGATTCTCCATCCCTTTTAGAAATGGTCGAGTGCAGTGCTTTCATTTCAAACGCACTTTACACCAGAGCCTTTGGTTAACCAGAGGGGACGCGACAGGAGCCTGGGCACTAACAGGAATATCAGGCCCAAATAATTACACATAAATACGTAAATTTGACAAAACAAATAATATAGCAAGAACATACACATGTACATAAAATAATGATCTATCGGAAGCTGAACGTGCTGGAGGATTGCTCCCTTGACACCTCTGTGCAGATGTAAAGGTTAAGGAGTTGGTGCTTTCCATTTTGTCTTCAGACACAAAAGCATTTGGAAATCTAATTTGAATGTATATTAGGTCGAGTTGGAAACTCGAATCCCCGTTTGCTTTTCATGAGGGTTGCTCTTCCAAATCTACGAGGTATGTTtatagtggagatttaaaaaaaaacacaatcaaaTTACAATAAGCAAATACATTCGAGATTTGCTGAAATCTTGTCTTTGAGAGGTTAGAGGCAGTCACGCACAATAAGCAGATGAAACtcatagaaataaaaaaaaacccttcacaCAGGCAGTGCCGTCAGGAAAATGCTTCTTTCAATGTGACGGTAAAACAGGGCTTCATGTATTATACAGAACAACTCCCAGGACTCCGGATGGACTCAATGGTTTCTAATTCTAGTGAAAAATCAGCCGGTGTAAAAATGACCTGGGTTTTAAGGACATTTCCCGATTGAACAGACAATTTGGAGTTGAACAGCATTGATAGAACAGAGTTGTTATGTGTTACTCCACGTATTGCGCCCAGGACCCATGAATTGAGGGGCCCCACACATGTTACAAGTGCCTTTTGCCTCGAATTCGTTTATAAATCATTTAAATGAACAATTAACAGCGGCTTAGGCTCCCTTGAATGATCTGGAACTAAGGTAACTGCTGTTGGCCATAAGCGACGATGACATTTGTTTACGGAGATAGTGTATTGGACGGGACTATTTGGGACTTTTTTTTGTTCCTGACAGAATGAGCATGTTTACCCAAATTCGGGAAAATGTGATATATTAAATAGAAAAATTATTGCGCCATTATTTTGGAGCAAAAAATAAATAGAGCAACCAGACAAAATTCAATTGAATTTCTGTTCCAAACGCGTTCGTGATCTTTTTTCAGCCAattcctccccccgcccctctccccccacgCCCCCGTTTTAAAACCTATCATCTTATCAGCTCCGTGAACAAGTCCGACCAGCTCAGCTTCAGAGCTATAGACAGAGCCCAATGAAAGAGGCAGCAGAAGGTTTACAGAACAGGCAGGTCAACAACTAGAGATGTTATTATTGAGCCCCTTGTTGAATCTAAAGAGACAGCACTCACTTCTGCAGTCATATCTGGTCCCTTGTGGAAAGTGGAATGTACACTCCCGGCTAGGAAGGCGAAGAAGCGCGTGATAGGCTTACAATACCAATGAATGCACACACATTGGGAAGGGACGCCGGCATTTCCCGATTAAATAGCGCGATGAAATATGCGGTTTTTCTCTCAACATCTAATCAAATTTCAGTTCCCAGGATTTAGGATAACCCCGGCGCACCCAATCGCTGCAGCTTTCGTTTTGGAATTGCAAAAACAGAATCGTTCAACGGGGCGAAATGACAACAGCATTTCCACCAAATTTTCTTTCCAGTCCTATTCAGTTAGATTTGGCAACGTACTTTGGGCGGCAGGTGATCCTGTATGTGCAGTTAGCGATTTCAGTGCAGTTTATTTTGCAACCGATAGTGTCATCATTAATAAaaagaacttttttttattgtAACAGTTGTGCGAGAGTGTATGCATTTGATCAATAATACGTTTGATAtcttaaatgaataaaacaattaTAATAAATAACAAGACTTAAAATTATTTGAAATCCTCCattgaaataaatgtcaacaaCAACCAACTAACATGACGATGAGGACAATGTTAATAAAGTGTAGATTTTACATCAGTCATTTGAAAAGCTTGCTGAATTATAAATAACCAAACAATTAAACGAAGCCATCCTTGTTTTTGACTGTACGTTTCCTATGTTCAACTTAAACAAATAAACAATATCAACTCTCTCAGATTTGTCATTTTGCCCAGCTGTAAACAGTTTCGCGAGAAACCTGTGATCTGCTGGTATCCTAACACCGGCGCAGGTTTTGTAAAAAGATCAAATGCAAGATGCCTCAAAATCGCATTAGAAGTCGTTTATAATAAAGGCCTGTTTGACTTGTTCCAGAATCTACCAGGTCCGGGTCGCCTAGGATGTCACTTAGAGCCGATGGTCAATCAATTAAGATTAGAAATAATCTGGATGATAAACGCGAATGTAATATCTAGTATCGATTCAGCTCTCAGATAAAATAGCACGCCAAGTTCAAGAATGAGAAACCGTTGATAGCTTTTTTTAAACCGATTCTAACAGTAATAGCGACAATGGAAGCAAATTATTGCAAAacatctttttcctttcaggctattgATTCCTGTTCCttcgcccccccgcccccccccccccccccccacccccaccaccaccccaccccccagattACACACTAATATTATCATTGTGCCGATTGCTATATCACACCTACCTTAAATTACAGTTCAACTTGTTTTCAATAAAACCCTTTTAGTGAAATAGGTCTCAGGCATTCTTCAAGCTTGGGGCATGTGTTTATACTTGAAGCGATTTCTTGGCTTTAACGTTGATTTAAAGGAAAACAGTTTTACATCAGAGGCCTGTtcattgctttctctctctctctgtttttaaattaataaaactAAGAAGAAATTCGAATGTTACCGCCATCAAAATACAGATGGATCTATATTCAGTCTTGAATCATGAAACTACTACATTGAACTGACTGCACGATCCAGAGATTAATTTACAAGAATGTACAGCTAATTGCCAACAAGTTCTCAAATGTATTAGTGTTTCTAGTGGAATACTGCTGGGACATTGCCAAGTGGGTGCATGTCCATCTTAATGTTATACCTGCAGTCCAGCTGATTCTCCCAGGCCAGCTCACCCGAGTTTGGAACAGCATTCACAATCTATTTCATTAACTTGTAACTACAATTACACAAGTGTCTAAGCAATCCAAAATGTCACAGTTATCTTTTTATTTAAccgatatttttgtttttgtttttacacagCGTGTTCGGAGTCAGCCTCCAAAAGGATCAGAGGCTCCTGTCAGCTCAGCGTGCGGGAGGTCAACCTGTCCCCAGAATTCGAGTCCAGAAACACGTCCAAAATTCCGAGAAGCGAAGCTCTGGGAATGCGTTGCAAAGTTTGCCAGCTCAAGCATTTTAAGCATTTATCTCACGTATCTCCAGACCTCCAGCTGGTCTTTGTTTATCTGGTAAAGAACCTACCAGGTCCTGCCGTACAGCAGGCCAGGATTGACCATACTCCCCGTGTAGTCTGCAGTCCCTGTGTCCATTTGAGACATGTTACTGACCGAATTGTGCAGAGACGATGGATTTGGGGACACCTGGCCTAGGTCTTGAGCTGGAGCTAGTGAATTCACTTGTTGATTCGGCTGTTGGGGGATGGTAGTGCTGGCGACCGGAAGGATGCCGTTTGCCCCCTGTTGCTGCTGTGCTTGTTGGCTGGGGGTAGGGGTGCTCGAGCCATTTTGACAGGGTTTACCGTCTTTCACAAGAACTGGCACGGCCACCCTCCTGGGAGACTGTTGCTGTTGGCACAGGTTGTTTTCCTGCTGCATTTGTTGAGCAGCCTTGTCCTTGGCCTGGCGTTTCATCTTGTAGCGGTGGTTTTGAAACCAGATCTTGACCTGTGTCGGCGTAAGGTGGATCATGCTGGCTAAATGTTCCCTTTCGGGAGCAGACAGGTACTTCTGCTGTTTGAAGCGTCTCTCCAACTCGTACACTTGGGCCTGGGAGAATAGTACCCTTCTTTTTCTCCTGGGCGTAGCATGTAAAGGTGCCATGGGCTTGGCGGCGTCTGTCATTCCACTCAAAGTCCCCATCCCTGTCATATTCATTCCTGAAGACGTTCCCATGAAGCGGGAGACTAAAACGTTTCAATGAAAATGCTCTGGTTAAAAAGGCCGCAAGGTAGAATTCTAATTCACAGTAATCATTTAAATTAGTTGGCACGATTGCAAAACAGTTTTGTAATTTACACAACATGAATACGCGGTGACATCTTAAAGGGTTATTTTTTTCATAAGCAACAGAATAACACAGAGCAACACAATTATTATTAAAATATTATTATTATAAGTTAATTGGTTGGAATGTCTAAGAACGTTCAAGCTCTAAGTGGCTCAGTAATGCAGTATTAACAAATGTGCAATACTTACCATCGGACAAATGCCAAAAAAAACTATTTTGACCAATTATAAGATTTTTCTCCATGGGTCTGACCTGCTCAATATTAGCCCGTGGTGTTTCTTAGCAGTTCTGAAGTTTGATAGATGTTAAGTTTTAATTTAGTTATAGTGAAACAATTGTTAGTTTATTGACCATAGTGAATGAAATATCTTCAATGGACACATAAATCAAGCTGATTATActgatttttaaataaaaactctACCACTGAACCAGGATAAAATCATTGCTATATCCgcaaaaaaaaaaccttagaTTTGAGCGAGTCTTACTTGTTGAATATCTGGGATCCGAGTTAGTCCCGTACCAGCCAGTCGCTGCGGCGCTATTCCTCATGGTCTCCTGGTAAGAAGGTAGGTCCCCCATGTTGCCGATACTCCCGTTGCAATAGCCTCCCATGGCACTGTGAGAAAATTGGGAGACGCCGTGTGGCATGTGGTAGGTGGTCGCCACCGTGGCGTTGTGACCCATGGTGTGCTGCTGCATGCTAGCCTGGGAGACCTGAGGTTGGCGGTAACCTCCCAGAGGGGCTCCGAGGTTGCCAGCGCCATCCATGCCACCAAACTTCTTGTACGACTCCTCAATCGGGCTCAGAATGTCTGTCACTGAAAAAGGCGTTGTGTGCTTTGGGCTCAACGACATGATTCAGCGACAGAGCAGGTACAAATTTTTTTGAGAGGATCAACCCGTGTGTTGTgctcagctctccctctctcgctcctcttgtGGATGCCGACGTAACAGGGTGTTTTGGAGTCCGCCTGAGATCCGATTGATCGGCTTGGAGGAGGCGAGCCCCAATTCCTCTTATCTTTGATTTAGTTTAGCCAGGCGCCAGGTTTACGACAGAGCCCTGGGGGAGGAGCATCTCTCTAAACGAGCAAACAATAGCGCTTGACATCTTTACCAAGATAATTGAGGTAAATGTAGGTAGGTCCATATTAAGATAAACGTGATGCAGGATAGAACTTGATTAAATACTTTTTGAGCGCTTCTGGActctaatgtaacacctttaataTAAATCTGATTAACACACATCGTGATGTTCCATAGAGTAACACGAAATGACGAACTATCACATATAGTAATTGAGGTTTTCTCATTAATGTGTATTCAATTTTCTTGAAAACTGGGAGTTTGTTGACTTCTATTAGTTGGTTTCATGCCCctgctctcagattctgaataCAATGCGACGTATTGGCTAAAAGAGATATTCGCCGCTAGGGAAAGCACCAGGGGCGTATAGTCAAAGAGATAGTACGGTCCTCTCTTTTGTATCAGTACCTAATTTATGCATCTTTAAGCATCATTTTGTTACAGCCGAGGGGTACTTGCAAATAAGCCCCCAGTAAGTAAATCCGATGCACCGAAAGAATGAGGGAATGTTCAGACTGTCTTCTACAGAGCGCTCCCTTCTGCCAAGATAATTACTTCGCTTGCCCTTGGTTTATTTTATACCCGCGAGCATGTATATTATCAAAATAGAGCCGTGTGATTCAGAACTACTGTTGAGGAAGAAGcaaaatgaagagagagagggagaccactCACCTCTCCGAATCATCAGCTGACTAAATGGAAAATAAAAAGATTTGACTGAAATTAGGAGAGTTATAGCAGAATAACATAGTGTCTGAAACTAATGCGTCAGCTGTAATATTTGACCAGTTTCAGCAAATCTTAACCAAAATACATTCTGCACAATGTCTTCTATTTTTTAAACAATGCAATTTTTGAAGGTAGTTATTCCCTAAGGTGGTATTATATATTATTAAATATATACATTACtaaatttacatttatatttaaATCTGTATTTATTTTCTCTTCACTTAGGTGTTCAAAGCTATCCCGCCAAATCTGTCGGTCTTAGAAAGCTGAACCTAGACAAGAAGATTCAGTTTTGGTGTTTGAAGTACATCTTATTGGCCTTAAAAGAGATTGGGGCCGCAATAATTCAGTACTAAAATGACAGAAGAAGCAAGCCGAGTGCTGTACCGCTATCTATAAACGGAAGCTCCATCAAAGTACTACACTTAATTTAACGGGCgggtatatttaaaaaaaaacactttagtTGCTTTGTGAGATGCGCCGCTATTTCCAACGCTTTCGATAAAGCCACAATATTCTGCTAGAGGAATCAGGCTTACTTCCACCGTGGGTTTATCGACGGTTGGAGCAAAACTAAACTGGATTATTTCGAGAAAAAAAATGTTCCTAATTTTAGTAAGTCATTATTGTGATCAATTCCAACCGGGTCACTACCAGCATTGGTTAATTGGAGACTAACACTGACCCTTAATTCCCTCCTCAGCCTAGAATTTGCTGGTCCAATTTTAGATTAATTTTCACTGGAAAGATGTAACTGAACAAAAATGTCATCTTGCGTCTAGTACaggcagtttttttttacttAGATGTTTAGAAGTTTCATGGAAGATGGTCACTTTCATCCAGAGTGTATTCCAGGTAAAATAATCGCCCATGTTTATGTAGTCGCCGAGGCAAAACCTCATTATTACTGTCCTTTCCTGAATTAGTGTTTAATAATTCCACACCTCTCAAAGAAGAGGCGCTTGTTGCTTTATGAGTCGTGTTGAAGAATGAAGTACTTATATTTGCCTGGGTAACTGCTTGATGCTGGATTCCTGCAAATCATGGTTTGAGATGAGGAGATCGGTCAGACTCAATGACTTTGCTGCCACTCGAGAGGTTAGGAAGAGGCAAGACTTTGTCAATAAACGTTGCCACTAATCCTGGAACTATGCACCTCGAGTTTAATACAAGCGGTGCCGGCCAGACGAGTACACACGGGACTGTTCTTAAAAACAGCGCCAGTTTTGCCCGTCTGAGAGAGGAGCTATGGAACAACTAACTCAACAAGCCTCACAATTAGCAAGTGGACCCTGTAGAGTGGTGATCATGTTTCTACGGTGAGCAGGAGTTTGGGGGGGGAGACGAGCGGGACAGCAAACTGGCCGGTTTGAAATAGTGTTTGCAAACAGGGCGATGCACTGTCAGGTTTAGCGCCCATAGATAAATATTCAGGTCATTATAAGGTAATTCCGCTCCGACTGCTTCTAACAGGTGTGTATTCTTACAAATAGAACACGATTGGCTTTGTTGATGGAAAGGCCCCGCATAATGCAGCGCCGCATCATGAGTTAATATTGATATACGAACCAAACCGCATCTCAACTCTTCCAGTTGAGCCCATTGTTGGTCCTGTGTAATAAAGCCACTAACCCGGAGGATCGGGAAAGCAGCGATGATCATTGGATCTTTAAGAACTATCACCTCAGCAAAAAAAAACCATGAAAAGGTGGCTGTTAACGAGAAACATTACGATATTAAATCCCGAAATCAAACAGCACGAAAGTTTAGGAAATGAtcgggtatatatgtgcatatttAAAAATGTACGTTAATATGGGATTGCACAGTTGAAAGTGACCGGCCCTAAACTAATTGCTACTCAAACTATTGATAGCCGTGCATCTGGAGCAAATTTTGTATTTTGTGAACATACAATGCAGTAGCTGCATTTTAAAACCATTGGGGTTGAAATTATGAATCGGGGATCTCATCTCGAAAACAGCAATTAACATTACAATTTAAAATTGCCAGAGAAAATAAAAGCATGACATCTGTtggaaataaaataaacaaaataacaAACTCAGCTCAACAGCGTAGCTGCTGGGTCCTGCAAATACCTATTTAAAATGTGCTATTAAGAAAGCACAATTCCTTTGAAACTGAGTGCTATTATAACGTTTAATCCGTGGTCCATAAAACAATGAGCCATCACGAGACTTTCATGGTGTCAAAATAATCCACTTTAAACTTTTGGAACCGACGTGGCCCCCGTCACACCGCAATGGGAATGTGGTGGTTTCATATTTAACCTGCTAACTCGAAGGCCGCATGACTTGATTTACCGCGAAGAGACGGTGcattgtgtaaaataaactataGGCAGTGCACACCACCTTAGCGGGAGATGTGGTAAAACCGTGCAATCCAGAGATTTAACTGTTCCGAAGGATTCTGCCACATTAAACTAATAAGAACGAACGTCAGGCAGCGACAGTATAAAGCGCTTTATAAGTTAAGCGAGTTGTTCCAACCATTAGGTATCCCTTAAACGGACACGGCATAATACTCTTTAAAACAGTTTCATTTTAGAGTTGAGCCTAAATCCAGTATATGAACTGTAAAAGAAAAGTGTTATGAACCGACCAATATTTAATTTCCCCAGTAGAAAGGCGAAATAAAATCCATTGAGAACATGCACAAGAAGGTTTGAAATGGCTGGACGGGAAACTCCTTTCACTAAAGGAGGGCAAGGAGTAAAGTTGCGAGGAAGAATATTAATCCAGTTATGTTGTTACTTGATTTGTAATGCAGTCAACTATTTGATTCAATTGGTATTTTACACGCAAtaagttttatatatatatatatatatgtacagtCTTAGGCGATTGTTCTTAATCCCCTCAATGTTTTGACTGGCATAAACACTGCCTCGACCTGAGGAATTCTGTACAAATTGGCTTTCAAACCTCACAGTTGATTACAGATCTGCCATTAACCTGTTTTGTAAGTCAGTGTATCTGGAAATTTTGACCGCAATGAACGCTAACTCGAATCTTGGACAACAAAAGCCAGTAGAGGTGTGTATACAGCCATAAGTAACATATAATTCACATGTACCTACTTAGGTTGTCAGCGTGATTTATAAATGTTAAAATATTGTCTTTAAATATCGTGCACATTCATATTCCTTCACCGCGTTTACGGGGTATTTCAATATCCACCGGTAATGATCATAAACTGACTACAGTTCCAAACTGTAAAATTTGCCCCATTATTTGTCTGAAATGCGGAGAAGACAAATTCAGAGCGAAACTTGACGCTATTTCAATTTTTGGCGTTCGTGTGCAGGCCTGGACATTGTAATCTGGGTCCTGTGTTAATTTTTGCATCTAAATCTGATTTGCAGTTTACAAAGACCGTTGCATTCTGCCTATCTTTAATATGTTCGGTTTAACCAAAGCCAACCCAGAAGATAGCAAACCTGCAGGGGAGGGGTaggagggggctggggggacATTTTAAACCTTAACACTTATCTGCAATTTGCAAGTCTCTCAATTTGCAGCAAATGCTCACGAGCCCCAATTAAACCTTAAGTGAAAGTCACAAGGCGCTATAGAACGGTGCGAACAGCATTTTCGAGAAGTAGGTTTTGTCTGTTTAAGAAGGAACAGCACAAAAGATTAATCAACCAATAAATTCGGCCATCGAGAGCACCAAATCGGAGCCTGATCTGAGTCACTGGACGGTGATTTAAAATGGGAATTCTGACTGATTTTCTCTCTCGCTAGCTCAGGGACATTGAGGCCAATTGTTTGTCCCTCCCATCTCATCAATTGCGATTACCCAGAATTACTTAGAAATTACATCATGGAATAAAGGCTGTTGGGCCCAATCACTCCATGTTGGCATTTATCCTCTACTTGAGCTGTAATCCTAATCCCATGTGTTCCCATACCCCTtaatctccatatccctcaaccatctatccaatttattcttacaTGTTGACATTGTCTTTGCTTCAATCACCAACTCAATGCATTCTGCAGCCTCACAACCCTTTGTGCAAACAGATTATTTTCtattctctgtcttaaattgatTGCATTAAATTTTTTGTACTCACATTCCCTTGCTGTTGGTTCCTTCCATCACTGGCAGTCTCTTCCTATTTATGCTGTCCCATGTCAAACTTGTTGGTAGTTGAAGGAGAGAGGACTAAGGGGTTATTCAAAATAAGATAGTGCATGTGATTAGGGTTGTTGCTTATATGGAGTAGAAATCCTAACACTGACTCATTTGTAATCCTATGTAAAATCCCTTTATAATTTGttactttaaaaaaatcaaatcatCTTGTTCTAATGAAAACAGCCCTAATTATTCAATTAATTCTTCCTATTGCATATCTGCATACCAAGCagtattctggtgaatctgtgctgtacgCTTTATATTACCTCAACACCCTGAGATTAAAGGACAATAAATCTCCAGGACCTCTTGGTTTTTTAAATCCTGGTGTGTTAAAATAAGAAACTGAGGAATTTGAAGATGCTCAAGTCATGATCTCATAAAACTCTCTGTTCAGAAGTTGATGCCTTGGATAGGAAAAATGCCAATAttgttccattatttaagaagggcaAAAAAGATAAACTAGGAATTTATAATCACTAGCCCAATGTCTGTTGTAACGAAGTTGCTAGATTTTGTTATTAGGTATGGTGTGACTAAGCAGATGGACAAATATGAATTGAACAGAACAAACAGAGTCAACCTGGATTTGTACAACATAAACATCTAACAAATTGagcagaattttttgaggaggaaaTGTTTAAATTCACTCAATGTCAACAACATTTTGGAAGCGAGAACTCCAGATTACTGCTATCTTTTGTGCGattaaatgcttcctgacataGAGGCTGAACTACCtcactctaattttaagattatgctgccttgttctggactcctccaacaGAGGAATGAgttttttttctaatttattAGATCTTATCATTTTAAACAGCTCAATTACAtcatcccctcaatctcctctgttcaaGAGAATACGACACCAGTCTAAACAAACCTGTTCTCATAATTTAAACCTTTTGATGATGGTATAATTCTGGTGATTTTATGCTGAGCTTCTTCCAAGACAAACATGTCCTTCCTGATGTGCCCAGAACAATACGCCAAATGGGTTTATTTAACTCTATATAACTCTAACATAACTTCAATCCCTTTCTATTCCAGCCTCCTTCAGATAAATTGTAACATCTTGTACACAtttcaaaagattttttttaatctgTCTACTAGTTTTTTTAATTTCTGTACATGGAACTCCTAAATCTCTTTGCTCCTCCTCAGTTCTTAatttcttaccatttaggaaatattctgaaatatcataCCTGTGCTCAGGCTTCCATGCTGCTCTACTTCTGGCCCCTTGTGTGTTTCTAATTATAATTACTCCATTGTTGTGCCTTCATTTGCCttggctccaagctctggaattccctccctccacctctccgcctctccacctcactttcctcctttattacactccttaaaacctacctctttgaccaagcttttggtcatctgacctaatatctcctacgTGGCTCGGTGtaacattttattttataatgcctccGCAAGGTGCCTTGAGACGTTTCATTATCCTAAAGGTGGTAGATAAATATATGTCATTGTTGTAGATGTGTTAGGTCTAAAGTAGATGAGCTCACACTTCCCCAGactacactccatctgccacggTCTTGATCACTCAATGTCGGTTTGCATCTTATCGCTCCAATCTACACTAGATACTGTGCTATCTAAGTTAATGTCATCAGAAAACTTAGATATAAagcttttttttcttttgtttatgtCATTTATAAATATAGTGAAAAGCTGAAGTCCTAGTACagatccctggggaacaccattagtcactgcctgccaattGGAGTCGTACCCATTGTCCCTGCTCTGTGTCTTCTGTGTCCTAACCAATTCCCTACCTATCTCAAAAGGTTGCTTCCAATTCCATTTATTTACAGCAGAGGAAAAAGCTAGGATGCCAGGAATTCCAAGGAAACTAAAACTGAAACAGGGACAGTCACTCACCAAAATTAATATAGGCAAACtaacagtaatgaagaaaataatggcactaaagagtGACAAATCCCCAGTTTGTTACCATTCAGTTTTAAAGAAAGCAGACGAGATGCCTAACTACAATCTTGCAAAGTTTTCTCAATTTGGGAACTGTTCCTTTAGATAGGAAGATTGCGCATGCCACTCTGTTATTTAAGAAAGATGAGAGAGGGAAACCAGGAAGCTTTAGACCAGTTCGTCCTGTTATTGGGAAATTACTAGAGTCTAGAATTAAGGATGGGGACAGAATACACTGAAAATTTTCAGATGATCAGAAAGAGCCCACACGGATTCATAAAGAGTAGTCCATGCCTAATGAGCCTGATTGAATTTtctgaagaggtgactaaagtagtggacaggGTAATGTTtatggatttttttaaaatgtagatttccagatggcatttgGTAAAACCTCTCATAAGACATTGTTAACTAAGACTGAAGCCCTGGATCTGATGACAAATTATTGATCTGGTTAGaaagttggctgagtggcaggagatagagagtagggataatgggcaggtacttGAATTGGCAGGATGGGGCTAGTGATGTCCCACAGAGATCTGTATTGGGGCTTCAACTATTCACTgtttttattaatgacttaggtgcTGGAACAGAAAGCCATTTATCCACATCTGACAATGATACAAAGGTAGATGGCATTGTAAATAGTGTTGGTGGAAGCATAGGAGATATTGagagattaagtgaatggggaaaACTGTGGCAGATAGATTTCAATGTAGTTGAGCCTGAAAAGGATAGAAGAggatactttctaaatggtgcaaCACTGGGAACAGTGGAGGTTCAGGGGGCTCAGATGGTCTAGTTACatagctcattgatgaagcacagAGAAGTATTAAAAAGGCTCATAGAGTGCTGACCTTTATAACTAggggactagaatacaagggggtagaatttatgctacagctatacaaagccttGGGTAAACCACACCTGTAGCACTATGAGCAGTTCTTGGCACCACACCTGAGGAAAGATATAAAGTGGAATTT encodes the following:
- the nkx2.4b gene encoding NK2 homeobox 4b; the protein is MSLSPKHTTPFSVTDILSPIEESYKKFGGMDGAGNLGAPLGGYRQPQVSQASMQQHTMGHNATVATTYHMPHGVSQFSHSAMGGYCNGSIGNMGDLPSYQETMRNSAAATGWYGTNSDPRYSTISRFMGTSSGMNMTGMGTLSGMTDAAKPMAPLHATPRRKRRVLFSQAQVYELERRFKQQKYLSAPEREHLASMIHLTPTQVKIWFQNHRYKMKRQAKDKAAQQMQQENNLCQQQQSPRRVAVPVLVKDGKPCQNGSSTPTPSQQAQQQQGANGILPVASTTIPQQPNQQVNSLAPAQDLGQVSPNPSSLHNSVSNMSQMDTGTADYTGSMVNPGLLYGRTW